The Prinia subflava isolate CZ2003 ecotype Zambia chromosome 15, Cam_Psub_1.2, whole genome shotgun sequence genome contains a region encoding:
- the PDIA3 gene encoding protein disulfide-isomerase A3 — translation MSAPRPPQPALPAALLLFLLLALGARASDVVELTDADFESGLAERPGLVLVEFFAPWCGHCKRLAPEYESAATRLKGIVPLVKVDCTANSNTCNKYGVSGYPTLKIFRDGEEAGTYDGPRTADGIVSHLKKQAGPASVALSSMAEFEKFIGDKDASVVGFFGDASGDAYSEFMKAANSLRDNYRFAHTTEEQLVQKYREDGEGVVLFRPPRLTNKFEESSIKYPEDKITSGKIKKFIQENIFGICPHMTEDNKDLIQGKDLLVAYYDVDYEKNAKGSNYWRNRVMMIAKKFLDAGHKLSYAVASRKTFGHELSEFGLDSSVGEAPVVAIRTAKGDKYVMQEEFSRDGKALERFLQDYFDGNLKKYLKSEPVPESNDGPVKVVVAENFDEIVNAQDKDVLIEFYAPWCGHCKNLEPKYKELGEKLSKDPNIVIAKMDATANDVPSPYEVRGFPTIYFAPAGKKENPKKYEGGREVSDFISYLKREATNTPVLQEEEKSKKSKKKVKEDL, via the exons ATGTCCGCACCCCGGCCCCCGCAGCCGGCCCTGCCTGCCGCGCTGCTCTTGTTCCTGCTGCTCGCCCTCGGCGCTCGCGCCTCCGATGTGGTGGAGCTCACCGACGCCGATTTCGAGAGTGGCCTGGCCGAGCGCCCGGGGCTGGTGCTCGTGGAGTTCTTCGCGCCCTG GTGCGGACACTGCAAGCGGTTGGCGCCGGAGTACGAGTCGGCCGCGACCCGGCTGAAGGGGATCGTTCCTCTTGTGAAG GTTGACTGTACCGCAAACTCCAACACCTGTAACAAGTATGGAGTCAGTGGATATCCCACATTAAAGATTTTTCGAGATGGAGAAGAGGCAGGGACCTATGATGGGCCCAGGACAGCAG ATGGGATTGTCAGCCATCTCAAAAAACAGGCGGGACCTGCTTCGGTGGCTCTCAGTTCCATGGCTGAGTTTGAGAAGTTCATTGGCGATAAGGATGCTTCTGTCGTGG GCTTCTTTGGTGATGCATCTGGGGATGCTTATTCGGAGTTCATGAAAGCAGCCAACAGCCTCAGGGATAACTACCGCTTTGCGCACACCACCGAGGAGCAGCTGGTGCAGAAGTACAGGGAGGATGGAGA AGGTGTAGTCTTATTCCGTCCTCCACGCCTAACCAACAAGTTTGAGGAGAGCTCTATCAAGTATCCAGAAGACAAAATCACCAGTGGAAAGATCAAGAAATTCATCCAGGAGAATAT CTTTGGCATCTGCCCACACATGACTGAAGACAACAAAGACTTGATCCAGGGCAAGGACTTGCTGGTGGCGTACTATGACGTTGACTATGAGAAGAACGCGAAGGGATCCAACTACTGGCGCAACAG AGTTATGATGATTGCAAAGAAGTTCTTGGATGCTGGCCACAAACTGTCTTATGCTGTTGCTAGTCGGAAAACCTTTGGCCACGAGCTTTCTGAGTTTGGTCTGGACAGCAGTGTGGGTGAGGCCCCCGTCGTTGCCATCAGAACTGCCAAAGGAGATAAATATGTCATGCAAGAAGAGTTCTC CCGTGATGGAAAGGCTCTGGAGAGATTCCTGCAAGATTACTTTGATGGAAACTtgaaaaaatacctgaaatCAGAGCCTGTCCCTGAAAGCAATGATGGCCCTGTAAAG GTGGTAGTGGCTGAGAACTTTGATGAAATTGTTAATGCACAAGACAAAGATGTCCTGATAGAGTTCTATGCACCATGGTGTGGCCACTGCAAGAACCTGGAGCCCAAATACAAAGAATTGGGGGAGAAG CTCAGCAAAGATCCCAATATCGTCATTGCCAAAATGGATGCTACAGCCAATGATGTGCCTTCTCCCTATGAAGTCCGAGG tTTCCCCACCATCTATTTTGCTCCAGCTGGCAAGAAGGAGAATCCAAAGAAATACGAG GGGGGCAGAGAAGTGAGTGACTTCATCAGCTACCTGAAGCGGGAGGCAACCAACACTCCTGTActgcaggaggaagagaaatCCAAGAAATCCAAGAAGAAGGTGAAGGAGGATTTGTAA
- the LOC134558430 gene encoding peptidyl-prolyl cis-trans isomerase FKBP8-like isoform X3: MPGPSPGGSPERETGAGERPRGPGRDRRVRFRLPHTAIAVPSVREEEQLFYRRLEALAVPGPGGFGPLFASDGWSDLTGERRRAAQARTAGTGESWARSANFGAPVLALNASSSAEDRLLRKRVMRAGPGGPRPMPGQEVSVKVLGALEDGGLVERDPRLIFVPGHGDVVQALELGVPTMQPGEVSFFLAAFPYAYGRPGSREPDVPPEAPLLFEVTLLEVRDGPDPQPLPPAVRLRLGSQRRERGNFHFARADFAAALRSYRLSLRALDGPTTAPPGPEEEEELREQRVKCLNNCAAAELKLGRAEEALAACEAALRISPDNGRALLRRGQLLAEQGRDAEATLVLRRALELDPANKVIHTELSRLAKRQSPPSNTAPQNPRHDPMPLPGPASPAPPAAEGTI; this comes from the exons ATGCCGGGCCCGTCGCCCGGCGGGTCCCCGGAGAGGGAAACAGGGGCCGGCGAGAGGCCGCGGGGGCCCGGCCGGGACCGGCGGGTGCGGTTCCGTCTGCCTCACACCGCCATCGCGGTGCCGTCGGTGCGcgaggaggagcagctcttcTACCGGCGGCTGGAGGCGCTGGCAGTGCCGGGGCCCGGCGGCTTCGGGCCGCTCTTTGCTTCCGACGGTTGGAGCGACTTGACGGGTGAGCGCCGGCGGGCGGCCCAGGCTAGGACGGCCGGTACAGGGGAGAGCTGGGCAAGAAGCGCCAATTTCGGGGCTCCCGTCTTGGCTCTAAACGCCTCCTCCTCCGCAGAGGACCGGCTGCTGCGGAAGCGCGTGatgcgggccgggccgggcgggccgcgGCCGATGCCGGGCCAGGAGGTGTCGGTGAAGGTGCTGGGCGCCCTGGAGGACGGCGGGCTGGTAGAGCGGGACCCGCGGCTCATCTTCGTGCCGGGTCACGGGGACGTCGTGCAG gctctggagctgggcGTCCCCACCATGCAGCCCGGGGAGGTTTCCTTCTTCCTCGCCGCTTTCCCCTACGCCTATGGCCGCCCGGGCAG CAGGGAGCCCGACGTGCCGCCCGAGGCGCCGCTGTTGTTCGAGGTGACGCTGCTAGAGGTGCGGGACGGTCCCGACCCGCAGCCGCTGCCGCCCGCCGTCCGTCTGCGCCTGGGCTCGCAGCGCCGGGAGCGGGGCAACTTCCACTTCGCGCGGGCTGACTTCGCGGCGGCGCTGCGATCGTACCGGCTGTCCCTGCGCGCCCTGGACGGCCCCACGACCG CTCCGCCCGGGCCCGAGGAGGAAGAAGAACTGCGGGAACAGCGCGTGAAGTGCCTCAACAACTGCGCGGCCGCCGAGTTGAAGTTGGGGCGGGCGGAGGAGGCGCTGGCGGCCTGCGAGGCGGCCCTGCGGATCAGCCCCGACAACGGCCGGGCCTTGCTCCGGCGAGGGCAG ctgctggcagagcagggccggGACGCAGAGGCGACGCTCGTCCTGaggagagccctggagctggATCCGGCCAACAAG GTGATCCACACCGAGCTCTCGCGGCTGGCGAAGCGCCAGAGTCCCCCATCCAACACCGCCCCGCAGAATCCCCGCCACGACCCGATGCCGCTGCCGGGCCCTGC AtcccccgcgccgcccgcggcGGAAGGAACGATCTGA
- the LOC134558430 gene encoding peptidyl-prolyl cis-trans isomerase FKBP8-like isoform X4, which translates to MPGPSPGGSPERETGAGERPRGPGRDRRVRFRLPHTAIAVPSVREEEQLFYRRLEALAVPGPGGFGPLFASDGWSDLTGERRRAAQARTAGTGESWARSANFGAPVLALNASSSAEDRLLRKRVMRAGPGGPRPMPGQEVSVKVLGALEDGGLVERDPRLIFVPGHGDVVQALELGVPTMQPGEVSFFLAAFPYAYGRPGREPDVPPEAPLLFEVTLLEVRDGPDPQPLPPAVRLRLGSQRRERGNFHFARADFAAALRSYRLSLRALDGPTTAPPGPEEEEELREQRVKCLNNCAAAELKLGRAEEALAACEAALRISPDNGRALLRRGQLLAEQGRDAEATLVLRRALELDPANKVIHTELSRLAKRQSPPSNTAPQNPRHDPMPLPGPASPAPPAAEGTI; encoded by the exons ATGCCGGGCCCGTCGCCCGGCGGGTCCCCGGAGAGGGAAACAGGGGCCGGCGAGAGGCCGCGGGGGCCCGGCCGGGACCGGCGGGTGCGGTTCCGTCTGCCTCACACCGCCATCGCGGTGCCGTCGGTGCGcgaggaggagcagctcttcTACCGGCGGCTGGAGGCGCTGGCAGTGCCGGGGCCCGGCGGCTTCGGGCCGCTCTTTGCTTCCGACGGTTGGAGCGACTTGACGGGTGAGCGCCGGCGGGCGGCCCAGGCTAGGACGGCCGGTACAGGGGAGAGCTGGGCAAGAAGCGCCAATTTCGGGGCTCCCGTCTTGGCTCTAAACGCCTCCTCCTCCGCAGAGGACCGGCTGCTGCGGAAGCGCGTGatgcgggccgggccgggcgggccgcgGCCGATGCCGGGCCAGGAGGTGTCGGTGAAGGTGCTGGGCGCCCTGGAGGACGGCGGGCTGGTAGAGCGGGACCCGCGGCTCATCTTCGTGCCGGGTCACGGGGACGTCGTGCAG gctctggagctgggcGTCCCCACCATGCAGCCCGGGGAGGTTTCCTTCTTCCTCGCCGCTTTCCCCTACGCCTATGGCCGCCCGGGCAG GGAGCCCGACGTGCCGCCCGAGGCGCCGCTGTTGTTCGAGGTGACGCTGCTAGAGGTGCGGGACGGTCCCGACCCGCAGCCGCTGCCGCCCGCCGTCCGTCTGCGCCTGGGCTCGCAGCGCCGGGAGCGGGGCAACTTCCACTTCGCGCGGGCTGACTTCGCGGCGGCGCTGCGATCGTACCGGCTGTCCCTGCGCGCCCTGGACGGCCCCACGACCG CTCCGCCCGGGCCCGAGGAGGAAGAAGAACTGCGGGAACAGCGCGTGAAGTGCCTCAACAACTGCGCGGCCGCCGAGTTGAAGTTGGGGCGGGCGGAGGAGGCGCTGGCGGCCTGCGAGGCGGCCCTGCGGATCAGCCCCGACAACGGCCGGGCCTTGCTCCGGCGAGGGCAG ctgctggcagagcagggccggGACGCAGAGGCGACGCTCGTCCTGaggagagccctggagctggATCCGGCCAACAAG GTGATCCACACCGAGCTCTCGCGGCTGGCGAAGCGCCAGAGTCCCCCATCCAACACCGCCCCGCAGAATCCCCGCCACGACCCGATGCCGCTGCCGGGCCCTGC AtcccccgcgccgcccgcggcGGAAGGAACGATCTGA
- the LOC134558430 gene encoding peptidyl-prolyl cis-trans isomerase FKBP8-like isoform X1: MPGPSPGGSPERETGAGERPRGPGRDRRVRFRLPHTAIAVPSVREEEQLFYRRLEALAVPGPGGFGPLFASDGWSDLTGERRRAAQARTAGTGESWARSANFGAPVLALNASSSAEDRLLRKRVMRAGPGGPRPMPGQEVSVKVLGALEDGGLVERDPRLIFVPGHGDVVQVSPNRCAVQCRADSAPPGAPTRQPRRARPQALELGVPTMQPGEVSFFLAAFPYAYGRPGSREPDVPPEAPLLFEVTLLEVRDGPDPQPLPPAVRLRLGSQRRERGNFHFARADFAAALRSYRLSLRALDGPTTAPPGPEEEEELREQRVKCLNNCAAAELKLGRAEEALAACEAALRISPDNGRALLRRGQLLAEQGRDAEATLVLRRALELDPANKVIHTELSRLAKRQSPPSNTAPQNPRHDPMPLPGPASPAPPAAEGTI, from the exons ATGCCGGGCCCGTCGCCCGGCGGGTCCCCGGAGAGGGAAACAGGGGCCGGCGAGAGGCCGCGGGGGCCCGGCCGGGACCGGCGGGTGCGGTTCCGTCTGCCTCACACCGCCATCGCGGTGCCGTCGGTGCGcgaggaggagcagctcttcTACCGGCGGCTGGAGGCGCTGGCAGTGCCGGGGCCCGGCGGCTTCGGGCCGCTCTTTGCTTCCGACGGTTGGAGCGACTTGACGGGTGAGCGCCGGCGGGCGGCCCAGGCTAGGACGGCCGGTACAGGGGAGAGCTGGGCAAGAAGCGCCAATTTCGGGGCTCCCGTCTTGGCTCTAAACGCCTCCTCCTCCGCAGAGGACCGGCTGCTGCGGAAGCGCGTGatgcgggccgggccgggcgggccgcgGCCGATGCCGGGCCAGGAGGTGTCGGTGAAGGTGCTGGGCGCCCTGGAGGACGGCGGGCTGGTAGAGCGGGACCCGCGGCTCATCTTCGTGCCGGGTCACGGGGACGTCGTGCAGGTGAGCCCGAACCGGTGCGCGGTTCAGTGCCGTGCGGACTCAGCGCCGCCCGGGGCTCCGACCCGccagccccgccgtgcccgtccacaggctctggagctgggcGTCCCCACCATGCAGCCCGGGGAGGTTTCCTTCTTCCTCGCCGCTTTCCCCTACGCCTATGGCCGCCCGGGCAG CAGGGAGCCCGACGTGCCGCCCGAGGCGCCGCTGTTGTTCGAGGTGACGCTGCTAGAGGTGCGGGACGGTCCCGACCCGCAGCCGCTGCCGCCCGCCGTCCGTCTGCGCCTGGGCTCGCAGCGCCGGGAGCGGGGCAACTTCCACTTCGCGCGGGCTGACTTCGCGGCGGCGCTGCGATCGTACCGGCTGTCCCTGCGCGCCCTGGACGGCCCCACGACCG CTCCGCCCGGGCCCGAGGAGGAAGAAGAACTGCGGGAACAGCGCGTGAAGTGCCTCAACAACTGCGCGGCCGCCGAGTTGAAGTTGGGGCGGGCGGAGGAGGCGCTGGCGGCCTGCGAGGCGGCCCTGCGGATCAGCCCCGACAACGGCCGGGCCTTGCTCCGGCGAGGGCAG ctgctggcagagcagggccggGACGCAGAGGCGACGCTCGTCCTGaggagagccctggagctggATCCGGCCAACAAG GTGATCCACACCGAGCTCTCGCGGCTGGCGAAGCGCCAGAGTCCCCCATCCAACACCGCCCCGCAGAATCCCCGCCACGACCCGATGCCGCTGCCGGGCCCTGC AtcccccgcgccgcccgcggcGGAAGGAACGATCTGA
- the LOC134558430 gene encoding peptidyl-prolyl cis-trans isomerase FKBP8-like isoform X5, giving the protein MPGPSPGGSPERETGAGERPRGPGRDRRVRFRLPHTAIAVPSVREEEQLFYRRLEALAVPGPGGFGPLFASDGWSDLTEDRLLRKRVMRAGPGGPRPMPGQEVSVKVLGALEDGGLVERDPRLIFVPGHGDVVQVSPNRCAVQCRADSAPPGAPTRQPRRARPQALELGVPTMQPGEVSFFLAAFPYAYGRPGSREPDVPPEAPLLFEVTLLEVRDGPDPQPLPPAVRLRLGSQRRERGNFHFARADFAAALRSYRLSLRALDGPTTAPPGPEEEEELREQRVKCLNNCAAAELKLGRAEEALAACEAALRISPDNGRALLRRGQLLAEQGRDAEATLVLRRALELDPANKVIHTELSRLAKRQSPPSNTAPQNPRHDPMPLPGPASPAPPAAEGTI; this is encoded by the exons ATGCCGGGCCCGTCGCCCGGCGGGTCCCCGGAGAGGGAAACAGGGGCCGGCGAGAGGCCGCGGGGGCCCGGCCGGGACCGGCGGGTGCGGTTCCGTCTGCCTCACACCGCCATCGCGGTGCCGTCGGTGCGcgaggaggagcagctcttcTACCGGCGGCTGGAGGCGCTGGCAGTGCCGGGGCCCGGCGGCTTCGGGCCGCTCTTTGCTTCCGACGGTTGGAGCGACTTGACGG AGGACCGGCTGCTGCGGAAGCGCGTGatgcgggccgggccgggcgggccgcgGCCGATGCCGGGCCAGGAGGTGTCGGTGAAGGTGCTGGGCGCCCTGGAGGACGGCGGGCTGGTAGAGCGGGACCCGCGGCTCATCTTCGTGCCGGGTCACGGGGACGTCGTGCAGGTGAGCCCGAACCGGTGCGCGGTTCAGTGCCGTGCGGACTCAGCGCCGCCCGGGGCTCCGACCCGccagccccgccgtgcccgtccacaggctctggagctgggcGTCCCCACCATGCAGCCCGGGGAGGTTTCCTTCTTCCTCGCCGCTTTCCCCTACGCCTATGGCCGCCCGGGCAG CAGGGAGCCCGACGTGCCGCCCGAGGCGCCGCTGTTGTTCGAGGTGACGCTGCTAGAGGTGCGGGACGGTCCCGACCCGCAGCCGCTGCCGCCCGCCGTCCGTCTGCGCCTGGGCTCGCAGCGCCGGGAGCGGGGCAACTTCCACTTCGCGCGGGCTGACTTCGCGGCGGCGCTGCGATCGTACCGGCTGTCCCTGCGCGCCCTGGACGGCCCCACGACCG CTCCGCCCGGGCCCGAGGAGGAAGAAGAACTGCGGGAACAGCGCGTGAAGTGCCTCAACAACTGCGCGGCCGCCGAGTTGAAGTTGGGGCGGGCGGAGGAGGCGCTGGCGGCCTGCGAGGCGGCCCTGCGGATCAGCCCCGACAACGGCCGGGCCTTGCTCCGGCGAGGGCAG ctgctggcagagcagggccggGACGCAGAGGCGACGCTCGTCCTGaggagagccctggagctggATCCGGCCAACAAG GTGATCCACACCGAGCTCTCGCGGCTGGCGAAGCGCCAGAGTCCCCCATCCAACACCGCCCCGCAGAATCCCCGCCACGACCCGATGCCGCTGCCGGGCCCTGC AtcccccgcgccgcccgcggcGGAAGGAACGATCTGA
- the LOC134558430 gene encoding peptidyl-prolyl cis-trans isomerase FKBP8-like isoform X2, whose product MPGPSPGGSPERETGAGERPRGPGRDRRVRFRLPHTAIAVPSVREEEQLFYRRLEALAVPGPGGFGPLFASDGWSDLTGERRRAAQARTAGTGESWARSANFGAPVLALNASSSAEDRLLRKRVMRAGPGGPRPMPGQEVSVKVLGALEDGGLVERDPRLIFVPGHGDVVQVSPNRCAVQCRADSAPPGAPTRQPRRARPQALELGVPTMQPGEVSFFLAAFPYAYGRPGREPDVPPEAPLLFEVTLLEVRDGPDPQPLPPAVRLRLGSQRRERGNFHFARADFAAALRSYRLSLRALDGPTTAPPGPEEEEELREQRVKCLNNCAAAELKLGRAEEALAACEAALRISPDNGRALLRRGQLLAEQGRDAEATLVLRRALELDPANKVIHTELSRLAKRQSPPSNTAPQNPRHDPMPLPGPASPAPPAAEGTI is encoded by the exons ATGCCGGGCCCGTCGCCCGGCGGGTCCCCGGAGAGGGAAACAGGGGCCGGCGAGAGGCCGCGGGGGCCCGGCCGGGACCGGCGGGTGCGGTTCCGTCTGCCTCACACCGCCATCGCGGTGCCGTCGGTGCGcgaggaggagcagctcttcTACCGGCGGCTGGAGGCGCTGGCAGTGCCGGGGCCCGGCGGCTTCGGGCCGCTCTTTGCTTCCGACGGTTGGAGCGACTTGACGGGTGAGCGCCGGCGGGCGGCCCAGGCTAGGACGGCCGGTACAGGGGAGAGCTGGGCAAGAAGCGCCAATTTCGGGGCTCCCGTCTTGGCTCTAAACGCCTCCTCCTCCGCAGAGGACCGGCTGCTGCGGAAGCGCGTGatgcgggccgggccgggcgggccgcgGCCGATGCCGGGCCAGGAGGTGTCGGTGAAGGTGCTGGGCGCCCTGGAGGACGGCGGGCTGGTAGAGCGGGACCCGCGGCTCATCTTCGTGCCGGGTCACGGGGACGTCGTGCAGGTGAGCCCGAACCGGTGCGCGGTTCAGTGCCGTGCGGACTCAGCGCCGCCCGGGGCTCCGACCCGccagccccgccgtgcccgtccacaggctctggagctgggcGTCCCCACCATGCAGCCCGGGGAGGTTTCCTTCTTCCTCGCCGCTTTCCCCTACGCCTATGGCCGCCCGGGCAG GGAGCCCGACGTGCCGCCCGAGGCGCCGCTGTTGTTCGAGGTGACGCTGCTAGAGGTGCGGGACGGTCCCGACCCGCAGCCGCTGCCGCCCGCCGTCCGTCTGCGCCTGGGCTCGCAGCGCCGGGAGCGGGGCAACTTCCACTTCGCGCGGGCTGACTTCGCGGCGGCGCTGCGATCGTACCGGCTGTCCCTGCGCGCCCTGGACGGCCCCACGACCG CTCCGCCCGGGCCCGAGGAGGAAGAAGAACTGCGGGAACAGCGCGTGAAGTGCCTCAACAACTGCGCGGCCGCCGAGTTGAAGTTGGGGCGGGCGGAGGAGGCGCTGGCGGCCTGCGAGGCGGCCCTGCGGATCAGCCCCGACAACGGCCGGGCCTTGCTCCGGCGAGGGCAG ctgctggcagagcagggccggGACGCAGAGGCGACGCTCGTCCTGaggagagccctggagctggATCCGGCCAACAAG GTGATCCACACCGAGCTCTCGCGGCTGGCGAAGCGCCAGAGTCCCCCATCCAACACCGCCCCGCAGAATCCCCGCCACGACCCGATGCCGCTGCCGGGCCCTGC AtcccccgcgccgcccgcggcGGAAGGAACGATCTGA
- the LOC134558430 gene encoding peptidyl-prolyl cis-trans isomerase FKBP8-like isoform X6, which yields MPGPSPGGSPERETGAGERPRGPGRDRRVRFRLPHTAIAVPSVREEEQLFYRRLEALAVPGPGGFGPLFASDGWSDLTEDRLLRKRVMRAGPGGPRPMPGQEVSVKVLGALEDGGLVERDPRLIFVPGHGDVVQVSPNRCAVQCRADSAPPGAPTRQPRRARPQALELGVPTMQPGEVSFFLAAFPYAYGRPGREPDVPPEAPLLFEVTLLEVRDGPDPQPLPPAVRLRLGSQRRERGNFHFARADFAAALRSYRLSLRALDGPTTAPPGPEEEEELREQRVKCLNNCAAAELKLGRAEEALAACEAALRISPDNGRALLRRGQLLAEQGRDAEATLVLRRALELDPANKVIHTELSRLAKRQSPPSNTAPQNPRHDPMPLPGPASPAPPAAEGTI from the exons ATGCCGGGCCCGTCGCCCGGCGGGTCCCCGGAGAGGGAAACAGGGGCCGGCGAGAGGCCGCGGGGGCCCGGCCGGGACCGGCGGGTGCGGTTCCGTCTGCCTCACACCGCCATCGCGGTGCCGTCGGTGCGcgaggaggagcagctcttcTACCGGCGGCTGGAGGCGCTGGCAGTGCCGGGGCCCGGCGGCTTCGGGCCGCTCTTTGCTTCCGACGGTTGGAGCGACTTGACGG AGGACCGGCTGCTGCGGAAGCGCGTGatgcgggccgggccgggcgggccgcgGCCGATGCCGGGCCAGGAGGTGTCGGTGAAGGTGCTGGGCGCCCTGGAGGACGGCGGGCTGGTAGAGCGGGACCCGCGGCTCATCTTCGTGCCGGGTCACGGGGACGTCGTGCAGGTGAGCCCGAACCGGTGCGCGGTTCAGTGCCGTGCGGACTCAGCGCCGCCCGGGGCTCCGACCCGccagccccgccgtgcccgtccacaggctctggagctgggcGTCCCCACCATGCAGCCCGGGGAGGTTTCCTTCTTCCTCGCCGCTTTCCCCTACGCCTATGGCCGCCCGGGCAG GGAGCCCGACGTGCCGCCCGAGGCGCCGCTGTTGTTCGAGGTGACGCTGCTAGAGGTGCGGGACGGTCCCGACCCGCAGCCGCTGCCGCCCGCCGTCCGTCTGCGCCTGGGCTCGCAGCGCCGGGAGCGGGGCAACTTCCACTTCGCGCGGGCTGACTTCGCGGCGGCGCTGCGATCGTACCGGCTGTCCCTGCGCGCCCTGGACGGCCCCACGACCG CTCCGCCCGGGCCCGAGGAGGAAGAAGAACTGCGGGAACAGCGCGTGAAGTGCCTCAACAACTGCGCGGCCGCCGAGTTGAAGTTGGGGCGGGCGGAGGAGGCGCTGGCGGCCTGCGAGGCGGCCCTGCGGATCAGCCCCGACAACGGCCGGGCCTTGCTCCGGCGAGGGCAG ctgctggcagagcagggccggGACGCAGAGGCGACGCTCGTCCTGaggagagccctggagctggATCCGGCCAACAAG GTGATCCACACCGAGCTCTCGCGGCTGGCGAAGCGCCAGAGTCCCCCATCCAACACCGCCCCGCAGAATCCCCGCCACGACCCGATGCCGCTGCCGGGCCCTGC AtcccccgcgccgcccgcggcGGAAGGAACGATCTGA
- the SERF2 gene encoding small EDRK-rich factor 2, with product MTRGNQRELARQKNLKKQSDSGKGKRRDDGLSAAARKQRDSEIMQQKQKKADEKKEGNK from the exons ATGACCC GCGGGAACCAGCGCGAACTGGCGCGGCAGAAGAATCTGAAGAAGCAGAGCGACTCGGGCAAGGGCAAGCGGCGGGACGACGGGCTCTCGGCTGCCGCCCGCAAGCAGAG GGACTCGGAGATcatgcagcagaagcagaagaaggcTGACGAGAAGAAGGAAGGCAACAAGTAG